The following coding sequences are from one Dermacentor albipictus isolate Rhodes 1998 colony unplaced genomic scaffold, USDA_Dalb.pri_finalv2 scaffold_109, whole genome shotgun sequence window:
- the LOC139053392 gene encoding uncharacterized protein translates to MDPRTFEKKYRTKHAYGKRKRKPVTARKKLQLSAGGSAEPSVRSESAEYAPNVLCDLSPNVLRDLAPSRAPASDSETNHDLLPSKRGRSVTSPVTIDMPVSLAVRERPVASSSSTDHGVSLQRSSPPDCRASETRFRGESFNAKMSPQPTTASEGSPMPSTSSGASTELQRGRTLAAAHAPAADLAAHRSVDCSPSERRTIQAHLETRFVSTETAELQASRVRESLRAVSATERKFGLTGSQENAIPAPPEEEFMLVQVAALNSLIGSLLCPTCQQPGLAVHRETELGLAVKMVLSCISCGSTLQSEWSSQRKSGSRAFEVNIRAMQAIKSIGKGPTALNDFWATMNVSHRGLHHKTYDGHLKKTFKPAAAAAAHNIFTEAVEAVKKVYTEMETTFSKNITVVYDGTWLTRGHSSHTGVGCIIDFHTGLVLDCIVLSNFCLGCSRQPAESDPNYAEWKQQHQCQKNTDVNSGRMEVEAALQLFRRSLSRNDLRYTNIVCDGDSRMFRTLCDEEVYGFVQLSKEDCINHVKKRMGAALRSLVAKAKKGEPLGGKGGLTQQLIKKLTNYYGLALRNHSEVEEMQRAVMATYYHITSTDDEPHHELCPPGPLSWCNHRSAEAEGQPAPAHKYKLSAKVAEALLPVYQRLSDPQLLARCRGGKTQNAAESLHSVIWSLVSKDQHASLFAVETAVHEAISKYNSGSLKAYSDLCTTLGLRPGALSLQRAVEKDSQRMKKARKVHLLKGQRAKKSPAAKDTKFYNAGAF, encoded by the coding sequence ATGGATCCGCGCACGTTCGAAAAGAAGTACCGGACGAAGCATGCCTACGGGAAGCGGAAACGCAAGCCCGTCACAGCAAGGAAGAAGCTGCAATTGTCAGCAGGTGGTTCGGCCGAGCCGAGCGTCCGTTCAGAATCGGCGGAGTACGCGCCCAACGTGCTGTGCGATCTCTCGCCCAACGTGCTGCGGGATCTTGCGCCGAGTCGAGCACCAGCCAGCGATAGTGAGACGAACCATGACCTTTTGCCGTCGAAGCGCGGGCGCAGTGTTACTTCACCGGTGACGATCGACATGCCAGTGAGTCTCGCCGTACGCGAGCGTCCCGTCGCAAGTTCGTCCAGCACAGATCACGGAGTGAGCTTGCAGCGGTCATCGCCGCCCGACTGCAGAGCATCGGAGACGCGCTTCCGCGGTGAGTCGTTCAACGCCAAGATGTCTCCGCAGCCAACAACCGCAAGTGAAGGCAGTCCCATGCCATCGACGAGTTCCGGCGCTTCGACGGAGCTGCAACGCGGGCGCACGCTcgctgccgcgcatgcgccggCGGCCGACCTTGCCGCTCATCGCAGTGTTGACTGTTCGCCCAGTGAACGTCGCACTATTCAAGCTCACCTGGAAACACGATTTGTGTCCACGGAAACTGCAGAACTGCAAGCGTCGAGAGTTCGCGAATCGCTTCGCGCGGTTTCAGCAACGGAGCGCAAGTTCGGGCTGACTGGCTCACAGGAAAATGCCATTCCCGCACCTCCAGAAGAGGAATTTATGCTTGTTCAAGTTGCTGCTTTGAACTCGCTGATTGGTTCCCTGCTTTGCCCAACTTGTCAGCAGCCCGGCCTAGCAGTGCACCGCGAGACTGAACTGGGACTAGCTGTGAAGATGGTACTTTCATGCATTTCCTGTGGTAGTACCCTACAGTCTGAGTGGTCCTCACAAAGGAAGAGCGGCTCTAGAGCTTTCGAGGTCAACATCAGAGCTATGCAAGCAATAAAGAGCATTGGGAAAGGACCAACTGCTCTTAATGACTTCTGGGCCACCATGAATGTCTCGCATCGTGGGTTACACCACAAAACATATGATGGGCACCTCAAAAAGACTTTCAAGCCTGCCGCAGCGGCAGCTGCACACAACATCTTCACAGAGGCTGTAGAGGCAGTGAAAAAGGTGTACACTGAAATGGAGACAACATTTTCAAAGAACATAACAGTAGTGTATGATGGCACATGGTTGACACGCGGCCACAGCTCCCATACCGGCGTAGGCTGTATAATTGATTTCCATACAGGGCTTGTGTTGGACTGCATAGTTCTGTCCAACTTCTGCCTTGGGTGCAGCCGACAGCCAGCAGAAAGTGACCCCAACTATGCTGAATGGAAGCAGCAACACCAGTGCCAGAAAAACACTGATGTGAATTCTGGAAGAATGGAGGTTGAGGCTGCACTACAGCTCTTCAGGCGCTCCTTGAGCAGAAATGATTTACGGTACACAAATATAGTTTGTGATGGGGACAGCCGCATGTTTCGCACTCTATGTGATGAAGAAGTTTATGGTTTTGTGCAGCTATCTAAAGAGGACTGCATAAATCATGTGAAAAAACGAATGGGGGCTGCACTTCGCTCTTTGGTGGCCAAGGCAAAGAAAGGAGAGCCACTAGGTGGAAAGGGGGGCCTGACACAGCAGCTCATCAAAAAACTGACGAACTACTATGGCCTTGCTCTGCGGAACCACTCAGAAGTCGAGGAAATGCAAAGGGCAGTAATGGCGACGTACTACCACATCACATCAACAGATGATGAGCCCCATCATGAGCTGTGTCCCCCTGGCCCCCTTAGCTGGTGCAACCACCGATCAGCTGAGGCAGAAGGGCAGCCAGCACCAGCTCACAAGTACAAGCTTTCAGCTAAAGTTGCTGAAGCACTCCTGCCTGTGTACCAGCGCCTCTCAGACCCTCAGTTGCTGGCCCGGTGCAGAGGAGGCAAAACTCAAAACGCGGCTGAGAGTCTCCATTCAGTGATATGGTCACTAGTATCAAAAGACCAGCATGCCTCACTGTTTGCCGTGGAAACAGCAGTGCACGAGGCAATTTCAAAGTACAACTCGGGCAGTCTGAAAGCTTATTCAGACCTGTGCACAACATTGGGCCTGCGCCCTGGTGCCCTCTCTCTTCAGCGGGCTGTCGAGAAAGACTCCCAGCGAATGAAGAAGGCACGCAAAGTCCATCTCCTGAAAGGACAGAGGGCTAAGAAGTCACCTGCTGCCAAGGACACCAAGTTTTACAATGCAGGAGCATTCTAG